A stretch of the Dyella telluris genome encodes the following:
- the parC gene encoding DNA topoisomerase IV subunit A, which translates to MNLQANFEQIPLKEYAERAYLDYSMYVVLDRALPFVGDGLKPVQRRIVYAMSELGLAASAKPKKSARTIGDVIGKFHPHGDTSCYEAMVLMAQPFSYRYPLVDGQGNFGSPDDPKSFAAMRYTESRLSPIAEALLGELGQGTVDWVPNFDGTLEEPSWLPARVPHVLLNGSMGIAVGMATDIPPHNLREVVSACIRLLDDPDATVADLCEHIQGPDYPTEAEIITPRNDLLAMYQNGTGSVRARAVYHVDEGNIVITALPHQVSPSKILEQIAAQMRAKKLPMVEDLRDESDHENPIRLVVVPRSNRVDAAEVMQHLFATTDLEKSFRVNLNMIGLDGRPQVKDLKRILSEWLAFRTDTVTRRLNHRLAKVERRLHLLEGLRIAYLNLDEVIRIVRTEDEPKAVLMARFGLSEEQTDYILETKLRQLARLEEMKINAERDQLEEERARINVLLKSPAKLKGLIKEELRADATKYGDDRRSPLVQREAAQALDESALVASEPVTVVLSQKGWIRAAKGHDVDADGLNYREGDSLLAAVKARTTQQVAVIDSTGRSYSTPAHTLPSARGNGDPLTGRFSPPSGASFDALIAGDNDTRLILATDHGYGFVTRFEALTGRNKAGKQIITLGDGAKVLAPQVSADPARDRIVVVTTEGHLLMFSVAELPELDKGKGNKLIDVPKAKLASGIKVVGVAVVTEGKGEVTLYAGQRKLTLKWSNLVEYGGNRATRGGLLPQGLRRVERIETTG; encoded by the coding sequence ATGAATTTGCAAGCCAATTTCGAACAGATCCCGCTCAAGGAATACGCCGAGCGGGCTTACCTCGATTACTCGATGTACGTGGTGCTGGATCGCGCCCTGCCCTTCGTGGGCGACGGCCTGAAGCCGGTGCAGCGTCGCATCGTCTACGCGATGAGCGAGCTGGGCCTGGCCGCTTCGGCCAAGCCGAAGAAGTCCGCCCGCACCATCGGCGACGTGATCGGCAAGTTCCATCCGCACGGCGACACCTCGTGCTACGAGGCGATGGTGCTGATGGCCCAGCCGTTCTCGTACCGCTATCCGCTGGTGGACGGCCAGGGCAACTTCGGTTCCCCGGATGACCCGAAAAGCTTCGCCGCGATGCGCTACACCGAGTCGCGTCTCAGCCCCATCGCCGAAGCGCTGCTGGGCGAGCTGGGCCAGGGCACGGTGGACTGGGTGCCGAACTTCGACGGCACGCTGGAAGAGCCCAGCTGGCTGCCGGCGCGCGTGCCGCACGTGCTGCTCAACGGCTCCATGGGCATTGCCGTGGGCATGGCCACCGACATTCCGCCGCACAACCTGCGCGAAGTGGTGAGCGCCTGCATCCGCCTGCTCGATGACCCGGACGCCACCGTCGCCGACCTGTGCGAGCACATCCAGGGCCCGGATTACCCGACCGAAGCGGAAATCATCACGCCGCGCAACGACCTGCTGGCGATGTACCAGAACGGCACGGGTTCGGTGCGCGCGCGCGCCGTGTACCACGTGGACGAAGGCAACATCGTCATCACCGCCCTGCCGCACCAGGTGAGCCCGTCCAAGATCCTCGAGCAGATCGCCGCGCAGATGCGCGCCAAGAAGCTGCCGATGGTGGAAGACCTGCGCGACGAGTCCGACCACGAAAACCCGATCCGCCTGGTGGTGGTGCCGCGCTCCAACCGCGTCGACGCGGCCGAGGTGATGCAGCACCTGTTCGCCACCACGGACCTGGAAAAGAGCTTCCGCGTCAATCTCAACATGATCGGCCTGGACGGCCGCCCGCAGGTGAAGGATCTCAAGCGGATCCTCTCCGAGTGGCTGGCGTTCCGTACCGACACGGTCACGCGCCGCCTCAACCATCGCCTGGCCAAGGTCGAGCGCCGCCTGCACCTGTTGGAAGGCCTGCGCATCGCCTACCTCAACCTGGACGAGGTGATCCGCATCGTCCGCACCGAGGACGAGCCCAAGGCCGTGCTGATGGCCCGCTTCGGCCTCAGCGAAGAACAGACCGACTACATCCTCGAGACCAAGCTGCGCCAGCTCGCGCGCCTCGAGGAAATGAAGATCAACGCCGAGCGTGACCAGCTGGAAGAAGAGCGCGCACGCATCAACGTGCTGCTCAAGTCGCCGGCCAAGCTCAAGGGCCTGATCAAGGAAGAACTGCGCGCCGATGCCACCAAGTACGGCGACGACCGCCGCTCGCCGCTGGTGCAGCGTGAAGCCGCCCAGGCGCTGGACGAAAGCGCGCTGGTCGCCAGCGAACCGGTGACCGTGGTGCTGAGCCAGAAGGGCTGGATCCGCGCCGCCAAGGGCCACGACGTCGATGCCGACGGCCTGAACTACCGCGAAGGCGACAGCCTGCTCGCCGCCGTGAAGGCGCGCACCACGCAGCAGGTCGCCGTGATCGACTCCACCGGTCGCAGCTATTCCACGCCGGCGCACACGCTGCCTTCCGCACGCGGCAACGGCGATCCGCTCACCGGCCGCTTCAGCCCGCCGTCGGGCGCCAGCTTCGATGCGCTCATCGCTGGCGACAACGACACGCGCCTGATCCTGGCTACCGATCACGGCTACGGCTTCGTGACCCGCTTCGAGGCGCTCACCGGTCGCAACAAGGCCGGCAAGCAGATCATCACGCTGGGCGATGGCGCCAAGGTGCTGGCGCCGCAGGTCAGTGCCGATCCCGCGCGCGACCGCATCGTGGTGGTCACCACCGAAGGCCATCTGCTGATGTTCTCGGTGGCCGAGCTGCCGGAACTGGACAAGGGCAAGGGCAACAAGCTGATCGACGTGCCCAAGGCCAAGCTCGCCTCCGGCATCAAGGTGGTCGGCGTGGCCGTGGTCACCGAGGGCAAGGGCGAAGTGACGCTCTACGCCGGCCAGCGCAAGCTCACCCTTAAGTGGTCGAACCTGGTCGAGTACGGCGGCAACCGTGCCACCCGTGGCGGCCTGCTGCCGCAGGGCCTGCGCCGCGTGGAGCGCATCGAGACGACGGGCTGA
- a CDS encoding alpha/beta hydrolase yields the protein MIQNVEFRYEGGRSGVLLIHGLTGTPTEMRLLGKGLNRAGYSVYGMQLAGHCGNVDDLLATGWKDWYASVEAAAEKYRHEVDHLFVAGLSMGAVLALKLAAEHPEWVKGVGVYGATFRYDGWAIPRIGKFSFLLPLLHKLGIGKHRMVHEGEPYGIRDERLRAQISGAMLSGDSAAAGLPGNPWPSLAEMYNMAAAVKRDLPRVTAPCLIAHATEDDIASIENAYLVQRSVSGPVETLWLEDSYHMITVDRERRLLTDRSAEFFRQIAANYEPAARAAA from the coding sequence GTGATCCAGAATGTCGAGTTCCGCTACGAAGGCGGTCGCAGCGGTGTGCTGCTCATTCACGGCCTGACAGGCACCCCGACGGAGATGCGTCTCCTCGGCAAGGGCCTCAATCGCGCCGGCTATTCCGTGTACGGCATGCAGCTGGCGGGCCATTGCGGCAACGTCGACGACCTGCTGGCCACGGGCTGGAAGGACTGGTACGCCAGCGTGGAAGCCGCCGCTGAGAAGTACCGCCACGAGGTGGACCACCTGTTCGTGGCCGGCCTGTCGATGGGCGCCGTGCTGGCGCTGAAACTGGCTGCCGAGCACCCGGAATGGGTGAAGGGCGTGGGCGTGTACGGCGCCACGTTCCGTTATGACGGCTGGGCGATTCCGCGGATCGGCAAGTTCTCGTTCCTGCTGCCGCTCCTGCACAAGCTCGGGATCGGCAAGCACCGCATGGTGCACGAGGGCGAACCGTATGGCATCCGCGACGAGCGCCTGCGCGCGCAGATAAGCGGCGCCATGCTGAGCGGCGACAGTGCTGCGGCCGGCCTGCCGGGCAACCCGTGGCCGTCGCTGGCCGAGATGTACAACATGGCGGCCGCGGTGAAGCGCGACCTGCCGCGCGTGACCGCGCCCTGCCTGATCGCACATGCGACCGAGGACGACATCGCCAGCATCGAGAACGCCTATCTGGTGCAGCGCTCGGTGTCCGGCCCGGTGGAAACGCTGTGGCTGGAAGACAGCTACCACATGATCACGGTGGACCGGGAACGTCGCCTGCTGACCGACCGCTCGGCGGAATTCTTCCGCCAGATCGCCGCCAACTACGAACCCGCCGCGCGCGCCGCAGCCTGA
- a CDS encoding GNAT family N-acetyltransferase: protein MRYLNQLEPDALVARFAEHPPIDFQVLQVADTPAFVAPFDLLTTADDDVRKKVMGAPGYGWWGRLLRWRTAFVGTTVSEYALFPRNAQPDALARALRDQLGKRQRLMIVKDIPQASPLFDAANGDWCRRFADACTAAGFLLLEGQALAYVPIDFQNEDEYLARLSSGRRKDIRRKLRKRDDVAVEAVPCGDAVFDADAVVDAYYALYEHVFAQSEIHFDKLSRAFFAAVLRDASNGGVVFVYRHQGEMIGWNLCFVVEGKLIDKYVGFAYPQAREQNLYFTSWFHNLAFAREQGLTHYVAGWTDPKVKSYLGAQFTLTRHAIYLRNPLLRAVARKLGKFFESDSQWAANEQA from the coding sequence GTGCGGTACCTCAATCAGCTCGAGCCGGACGCCCTGGTCGCCCGGTTCGCCGAACATCCCCCCATTGATTTCCAGGTGCTTCAGGTCGCGGACACCCCGGCCTTCGTGGCGCCTTTCGACCTGCTGACCACGGCCGACGACGACGTGCGCAAGAAGGTCATGGGCGCGCCGGGGTATGGCTGGTGGGGACGCCTGCTGCGCTGGCGCACCGCCTTCGTGGGCACCACCGTGTCCGAGTACGCGCTGTTCCCGCGCAACGCCCAGCCCGACGCACTGGCCCGGGCGCTGCGAGACCAGCTGGGCAAGCGCCAGCGCCTGATGATCGTGAAGGACATTCCGCAGGCCTCGCCGCTGTTCGATGCGGCCAACGGTGACTGGTGCCGGCGTTTCGCGGATGCCTGCACCGCCGCGGGTTTCCTGCTGCTGGAAGGCCAGGCGCTGGCCTACGTGCCTATCGATTTCCAGAACGAGGACGAATACCTCGCACGGCTGTCTTCAGGTCGACGCAAGGACATCCGCCGCAAGCTGCGCAAGCGCGACGATGTGGCGGTGGAGGCGGTGCCGTGCGGCGACGCCGTGTTCGACGCTGACGCCGTGGTCGACGCTTATTACGCGCTGTACGAGCACGTCTTCGCGCAGAGCGAGATCCACTTCGACAAGCTCAGTCGCGCTTTCTTCGCGGCCGTGTTGCGTGACGCCTCCAATGGCGGCGTGGTGTTCGTGTATCGCCACCAGGGCGAGATGATTGGCTGGAACCTCTGCTTCGTGGTGGAGGGCAAGCTGATCGACAAGTACGTCGGCTTTGCCTATCCGCAGGCGCGCGAGCAGAACCTTTATTTCACCAGCTGGTTCCACAATCTGGCGTTTGCGCGTGAACAGGGCCTTACCCATTACGTGGCCGGCTGGACCGATCCGAAGGTGAAGTCTTATCTGGGTGCACAATTCACCCTGACGCGGCACGCGATCTACCTGCGCAACCCCCTGTTGCGGGCGGTTGCGCGCAAGCTGGGCAAATTCTTCGAGAGTGACAGCCAATGGGCGGCGAATGAACAAGCGTGA
- a CDS encoding DegT/DnrJ/EryC1/StrS family aminotransferase has translation MSRELPPTAGLPLRLTDLWPGRAPFAERVAEWLGVEQLQLECSGTAAMVVALRAMHRLRPQRDEVIVPAWTCPLVALAIHRAGLKPRLCDLAPGHFDMDYAGLCTLAGPRTLAIVPTHLAGRVADVNAALDVAHRVGAYVLEDAAQALGAQHNGRSVGLLGDAGFFSLAVGKGLTLFEGGLLLTRDPVLRDAFAASHDTTIRADLKMDWQRALELIGYTLAYRPSLLSLAYGRPLRKALAANDPVAAVGDDFGPDIPLHTVSPWRQAVGARALPRLPAFLDDTRHQALRRIERLRRIPGVTVFSDTPGTQGAWPFLLLTLPDEATRDAALGTLWTAGLGVSRLFIHVLPDYGYLRDIVTDAPLPNARDFAARSLTITNSLWLDEATFEAICLQLERSVG, from the coding sequence GTGTCGCGCGAGCTGCCGCCCACCGCCGGACTGCCGCTGCGCCTGACTGACCTGTGGCCCGGCCGCGCGCCCTTTGCCGAACGCGTGGCCGAATGGCTGGGCGTGGAACAACTGCAGCTCGAATGCTCCGGTACGGCCGCCATGGTGGTGGCGCTGCGTGCGATGCACCGGCTGCGACCACAGCGCGACGAAGTGATTGTTCCCGCGTGGACCTGCCCGCTGGTGGCGCTGGCCATCCATCGCGCCGGCCTGAAGCCGCGCCTGTGCGATCTGGCCCCGGGACATTTCGACATGGACTACGCCGGTTTGTGCACGCTCGCCGGTCCGCGCACGCTGGCCATCGTGCCAACGCATCTGGCCGGTCGCGTGGCGGACGTGAATGCGGCGCTGGATGTCGCCCATCGCGTGGGCGCCTATGTGCTCGAAGATGCCGCGCAGGCGCTGGGTGCCCAACACAATGGCCGCAGCGTCGGCCTGCTCGGTGATGCGGGCTTCTTCAGTCTGGCCGTGGGCAAGGGACTCACCCTGTTCGAAGGCGGGCTGCTGCTGACCCGCGACCCGGTGCTGCGCGATGCCTTCGCCGCCAGCCATGACACCACCATTCGCGCCGACCTGAAAATGGACTGGCAGCGCGCGCTGGAGCTGATCGGCTACACGCTGGCCTATCGTCCGTCGTTGCTGTCGCTCGCCTACGGCCGTCCGTTGCGCAAGGCGCTGGCGGCGAACGATCCCGTTGCCGCGGTGGGCGACGATTTCGGCCCGGATATCCCGCTGCATACGGTCAGCCCGTGGCGACAGGCCGTCGGCGCGCGCGCTCTGCCCCGCCTGCCCGCGTTTCTCGACGACACACGCCACCAGGCGCTGCGCCGAATAGAGCGCCTGCGCCGCATTCCCGGCGTCACCGTGTTCAGCGATACCCCGGGCACGCAGGGCGCGTGGCCGTTCCTGCTACTCACGCTGCCCGACGAAGCAACACGCGACGCGGCGCTGGGCACGCTGTGGACGGCCGGCCTGGGCGTCAGCCGCCTGTTCATCCATGTCCTGCCCGACTACGGCTACCTGCGCGACATCGTGACCGATGCACCGCTGCCCAACGCGCGCGACTTCGCCGCGCGTTCGCTCACCATCACCAACAGCCTTTGGCTGGATGAAGCCACCTTCGAGGCGATCTGCCTGCAACTGGAACGCTCGGTCGGCTGA
- a CDS encoding beta-ketoacyl-[acyl-carrier-protein] synthase family protein: MRRIVITGMGAICALGHDAPSVWKAMTEGRSGIGPIHHIQPGQLRNGGIAAEVSDYDPAKHFDEARRTLLDPFSEYALIAANEAIRQSGISFQGEASARTAVVIGTGAGGETTRDDLYERLYGEHQGRFHPLGIVRMMMNAPASQVSMVHGITGPAFVVASACASSNHAFAQAAMMIRSGMVDAAVVGGTEACITLGTLRAWEAMRVLAPDTCRPFSKGRRGLVLGEGAAMYVLETLESAQKRGAEIICELVGTGMSSDAGDIAAPSDIGAAAAMNMALRDGGLSPQDVDYVNAHGTGTVANDSTETKAIHRVFGEHAREMLISSTKSMHGHALGAGGALELVAAIGAIHDGIIPPTINYLEPDPACDLDYVPNVAREKKVDAAISNSFAFGGLNAVVAIRRMG; this comes from the coding sequence ATGCGCCGTATCGTGATCACCGGCATGGGCGCCATTTGTGCGCTCGGCCACGACGCGCCTTCCGTGTGGAAGGCGATGACCGAAGGCCGCTCCGGGATCGGCCCGATCCACCATATCCAGCCGGGACAGCTGCGCAACGGCGGCATCGCGGCGGAGGTATCGGATTACGACCCCGCCAAGCATTTCGACGAAGCGCGCCGCACACTGCTGGATCCCTTCAGCGAGTACGCGCTCATTGCCGCCAACGAAGCGATCCGCCAGTCGGGGATCAGCTTCCAGGGCGAGGCGAGCGCACGCACGGCGGTGGTCATCGGTACGGGCGCCGGTGGCGAAACCACCCGCGACGACCTCTACGAACGCCTCTACGGCGAACACCAGGGCCGGTTCCACCCTCTGGGCATCGTGCGCATGATGATGAACGCGCCCGCCAGCCAGGTGAGCATGGTGCACGGCATCACCGGCCCTGCCTTTGTGGTGGCCAGCGCGTGCGCATCGTCCAACCACGCCTTCGCGCAGGCCGCCATGATGATCCGCTCCGGCATGGTGGACGCCGCCGTGGTGGGCGGCACCGAAGCCTGCATCACGCTGGGCACGCTGCGCGCCTGGGAAGCCATGCGCGTGCTCGCCCCGGATACCTGCCGCCCCTTCAGCAAGGGCCGTCGCGGCCTGGTGTTGGGCGAAGGCGCGGCCATGTATGTCCTCGAGACCCTCGAGTCGGCGCAGAAGCGTGGCGCGGAGATCATCTGCGAACTGGTGGGCACGGGCATGAGTTCGGATGCCGGCGATATTGCCGCGCCGTCGGACATCGGTGCGGCTGCCGCCATGAACATGGCACTGCGTGATGGCGGCCTGTCGCCGCAGGACGTGGACTATGTGAACGCGCATGGCACGGGCACGGTTGCCAACGACAGTACCGAGACGAAGGCCATCCATCGCGTCTTTGGCGAGCATGCACGCGAGATGCTGATTTCTTCCACCAAGTCGATGCACGGCCATGCGCTGGGTGCGGGTGGCGCGCTGGAATTGGTGGCGGCGATTGGCGCGATCCATGACGGCATCATTCCGCCGACCATCAACTACCTGGAGCCTGATCCGGCCTGCGATCTGGATTACGTGCCGAACGTGGCGCGTGAGAAGAAGGTTGACGCGGCGATCAGCAATTCGTTTGCGTTTGGTGGGTTGAATGCGGTGGTGGCGATCAGGCGCATGGGCTGA
- a CDS encoding type II CAAX endopeptidase family protein, which translates to MTEHFPASRRALVYLAVTFGITWVAWGVLAALAQRQITRYGTWPFMVLYVLGGLGPTIAAYIAVRHTPEQAPMSEFNRRVLRWRVRPVWYLLALGLPVALGFMAIGIAVALKPALGAAVSFKPWYLFPLYLLMTIVGGGLEEFGWRGITQDEWARSIGPLRAALLIAPIWALWHLPLFFLPGVAQYHGNFALFLAGQFGIALLLGWLYTRTQSILLCVLMHAASNAVVMMGVFVPTGMGMGLTGPCLGLAVGLLLFLSMGSRANGQDAAMH; encoded by the coding sequence ATGACCGAGCACTTTCCCGCCAGCCGTCGCGCACTCGTGTATCTCGCCGTCACCTTCGGCATCACGTGGGTGGCGTGGGGCGTACTCGCGGCGCTGGCGCAGCGGCAGATCACGCGATACGGAACGTGGCCTTTCATGGTGCTGTACGTGCTGGGCGGGCTGGGGCCGACCATTGCCGCCTACATCGCCGTGCGGCATACGCCCGAACAGGCGCCCATGAGCGAGTTCAACCGGCGCGTGCTGCGCTGGCGCGTGCGTCCCGTGTGGTACTTGCTGGCGCTGGGCCTGCCGGTGGCGCTGGGGTTCATGGCCATCGGTATCGCGGTGGCGTTGAAACCCGCGTTGGGTGCCGCGGTGAGCTTCAAGCCCTGGTACCTGTTTCCCCTGTACCTGCTCATGACCATCGTGGGCGGCGGGCTGGAGGAGTTCGGCTGGCGCGGCATCACGCAGGACGAATGGGCGCGCAGCATCGGGCCCTTGCGTGCCGCCTTGCTGATCGCGCCGATCTGGGCGCTATGGCATCTGCCGTTGTTTTTCCTGCCCGGCGTGGCGCAGTACCACGGCAACTTCGCCTTGTTCCTGGCCGGCCAGTTCGGCATCGCGCTGTTGCTGGGCTGGCTGTACACGCGCACGCAGAGCATCCTGCTGTGCGTGCTGATGCACGCAGCCTCCAATGCCGTGGTCATGATGGGCGTGTTCGTGCCAACCGGCATGGGCATGGGCCTCACCGGGCCATGCCTTGGGCTGGCCGTGGGCCTGCTGCTGTTCCTGTCGATGGGGTCGCGCGCGAACGGTCAAGACGCGGCAATGCACTGA
- a CDS encoding acyl carrier protein, which produces MSNVQQETFDIIAKQAKIELDTIKPESTLKDLGIASLDAIEVIFDIEEHFNINLPNEDTDFDGGTVGQLVEAIERQLALKTSE; this is translated from the coding sequence ATGAGCAACGTTCAGCAGGAAACCTTCGACATCATCGCCAAGCAGGCCAAGATCGAGCTGGACACGATCAAGCCGGAGTCGACCCTGAAGGATCTGGGTATCGCCTCGCTGGATGCCATCGAAGTGATTTTCGACATCGAAGAACACTTCAACATCAACCTGCCCAACGAAGACACCGACTTCGACGGCGGCACGGTTGGCCAGCTCGTTGAAGCCATTGAGCGCCAGCTCGCCCTGAAAACCAGCGAATAA
- a CDS encoding DMT family transporter: MPKNLVRFYAIGFTILVLFDTLVQLSFKYAGDHAFPPEANWAWIVRVFGHPWIYVAVIGYVGNFFTWMTLLKHAPIGPAFAVTHLEVVSVMLFSVWLFHEPLTVGRVIGAAAIVAGIICLAFAESGAHPEGDAPTEAKGALGVAAGE; the protein is encoded by the coding sequence ATGCCGAAGAACCTGGTTCGCTTCTACGCCATCGGCTTCACCATCCTGGTGCTGTTCGACACGCTGGTGCAGCTGAGCTTCAAGTACGCCGGCGACCATGCCTTTCCGCCCGAAGCGAACTGGGCGTGGATCGTGCGCGTATTCGGCCATCCGTGGATCTACGTCGCGGTGATCGGCTACGTCGGCAACTTCTTCACCTGGATGACCCTGCTCAAGCACGCGCCGATCGGTCCGGCATTCGCGGTGACCCATCTGGAAGTGGTGAGCGTGATGCTGTTCTCCGTGTGGCTGTTTCATGAGCCGCTGACGGTGGGTCGCGTGATCGGTGCCGCCGCCATCGTGGCGGGCATCATCTGCCTGGCCTTCGCCGAAAGCGGTGCGCATCCGGAAGGCGACGCGCCGACCGAAGCGAAGGGTGCGCTGGGCGTCGCTGCAGGGGAATGA
- a CDS encoding EamA family transporter translates to MSPLVVALWLLNVTLDTVGQLAFKAAAGDPRAGDGLARWKYMAARPWIWIGVFSYVAEFLVWIAFLSLVDLSEGVLLGSINIVVIMIAGRILFKEKLTPLRVTGMLLVTAGVAIVGFAGG, encoded by the coding sequence ATGAGTCCTCTGGTGGTTGCGTTGTGGCTGCTCAACGTCACGCTCGACACCGTCGGCCAGCTCGCCTTCAAGGCGGCGGCCGGCGATCCGCGTGCGGGTGACGGGCTGGCGCGCTGGAAGTACATGGCCGCGCGACCGTGGATCTGGATCGGCGTGTTCTCCTACGTGGCCGAATTCCTGGTGTGGATCGCCTTCCTGTCGCTGGTGGACCTGTCCGAAGGCGTGCTGCTGGGTTCGATCAACATCGTGGTGATCATGATCGCCGGCCGCATCCTGTTCAAAGAAAAGCTCACGCCGTTGCGCGTGACCGGCATGCTGCTGGTGACGGCGGGCGTGGCTATCGTTGGTTTTGCGGGAGGCTGA